Proteins encoded within one genomic window of Rhododendron vialii isolate Sample 1 chromosome 1a, ASM3025357v1:
- the LOC131306448 gene encoding mitochondrial import receptor subunit TOM7-1-like gives MASKVITLKAKGKAAKGSSRPSEDRSLAKSVKEWTNWTMKKAKVITHYGFIPLVIIIGMNSDPKPSLAQLLSPV, from the coding sequence ATGGCGTCTAAGGTGATCACACTGAAGGCAAAAGGCAAGGCGGCGAAGGGCTCCTCGAGGCCGTCGGAGGACCGGTCGCTGGCCAAATCCGTCAAGGAATGGACGAACTGGACCATGAAGAAAGCCAAGGTGATCACCCACTACGGCTTCATCCCGCTCGTCATCATCATCGGCATGAACTCCGACCCTAAGCCATCCCTCGCCCAGCTCCTCAGCCCCGTCTGA